In Polaribacter sp. Hel_I_88, the following proteins share a genomic window:
- a CDS encoding DUF4294 domain-containing protein has product MISFSQKKEELDSLPKNFDDYIFVKPGDSITIKLNEFTLLPKQKFKSRDDIRYYLWFRRKVFKAYPYAKLASERLDSLNARLDRIESKSKKRKYTRLIQRYIEGEFTDQIKKMTKTEGRILIKLIHRQTGNTAFDNIKGLRSGWKAFWYNTTANLFSLSLKDEYLPETVNEDYLIEDILQRAFRDQVLKSQPSKLNFDFIKVISAKKAEIDVEDYKIMFAKMKKKSNN; this is encoded by the coding sequence ATGATTTCTTTTTCGCAAAAAAAAGAAGAGCTAGATTCATTGCCTAAAAATTTCGACGATTATATTTTTGTAAAACCAGGAGACAGTATCACCATTAAGTTGAATGAATTTACATTACTGCCAAAGCAAAAGTTTAAATCTAGAGACGATATTCGTTATTATTTGTGGTTTCGCAGAAAAGTTTTTAAAGCATATCCTTACGCAAAATTAGCTTCAGAAAGGTTAGATTCTTTAAATGCGAGGTTAGATAGAATCGAATCTAAAAGTAAAAAGAGAAAATATACGAGACTAATTCAAAGATATATTGAGGGTGAATTCACAGATCAAATAAAAAAAATGACCAAAACAGAAGGTCGAATTTTAATTAAATTAATTCATCGTCAAACAGGCAACACTGCTTTCGATAATATAAAAGGACTCAGAAGTGGTTGGAAAGCCTTTTGGTACAACACAACAGCCAATCTTTTCAGTTTGTCTTTAAAAGATGAATATCTTCCAGAAACTGTAAACGAAGATTATTTAATCGAAGATATTTTGCAACGTGCTTTTAGAGATCAAGTTTTAAAGAGTCAACCTTCGAAACTTAATTTTGATTTTATAAAAGTTATTTCAGCTAAAAAAGCAGAGATAGATGTTGAGGATTATAAAATTATGTTTGCTAAAATGAAAAAGAAGAGTAATAATTAA
- the ligA gene encoding NAD-dependent DNA ligase LigA: MDIKKRIDALRAELDTHNYNYYVLDNATISDFDFDIKLKELEKLEKENPIFFDVNSPTQRVGGSITKNFNTVVHQNRMYSLDNSYSKDDLLDWEKRIQKMLGTSEIEYTCELKFDGASINLTYENGQFIKAVTRGDGFQGDEVTNNVKTILSIPLSIKKDFVKDFEMRGEIILPLEGFIKMNEERVANDEEEYRNPRNTASGSLKLQDSSEVAKRPLDCLLYQVVTSERKYKTHFESLENARKVGFKVPKTIVLAKNIDEVFDFVNHWDTKRHTLPYETDGIVIKVNNLQQQEELGYTSKAPRWAIAYKFAAEQVSTILNEITYQVGRTGAITPVANLEPVQLAGTTVKRASLHNADQIEKLDIRENDTVFVEKGGEIIPKIIAVDLTKRPVNSTPTVYATHCPECNTELVRTVGDAKHYCPNEFGCAPQITGRIQHFISRKAMDIDGLGGETVDLLRKEGLIQNYADLYDLNVAQVIPLERMAEKSAQNMISGIEKSKEIPFEKVLFALGIRFVGETVAKKLAKHFKSINNLMQATFEELINVDEIGDRIAQSIIEFSSNEGNRNLINRLKEVGVQLQVSAESLENQTNKLEGQIFVVSGVFHQMSRNELKKAIEDNGGKVSSSISKKTNFIVAGDNMGPSKLTKAQDLGVIIISEQDFIDKIS, encoded by the coding sequence ATGGATATTAAAAAAAGAATAGATGCATTAAGGGCAGAGTTAGATACACATAACTATAATTATTATGTATTAGATAATGCCACAATTTCTGATTTCGATTTTGATATAAAACTCAAAGAATTGGAAAAATTAGAAAAAGAAAATCCTATTTTTTTCGATGTAAATTCACCAACACAAAGAGTAGGAGGTAGCATCACCAAAAACTTTAATACTGTTGTGCATCAAAATAGAATGTATTCTTTAGATAATTCGTATTCAAAAGACGATTTATTGGATTGGGAAAAGAGGATCCAAAAAATGTTGGGCACTTCAGAAATTGAATATACCTGTGAGTTAAAGTTTGATGGTGCATCAATAAACCTAACGTATGAAAATGGTCAATTTATAAAAGCAGTTACAAGAGGAGATGGTTTTCAAGGAGATGAGGTTACGAATAATGTAAAAACAATTCTCTCAATTCCTTTATCCATTAAAAAAGACTTTGTAAAAGATTTTGAAATGCGTGGAGAAATCATTTTACCTTTAGAAGGTTTTATCAAAATGAATGAAGAACGAGTAGCAAATGATGAGGAAGAATACAGAAACCCAAGAAACACAGCCAGTGGAAGTTTAAAATTGCAAGACAGTTCTGAAGTTGCAAAACGACCTTTAGATTGTTTATTATATCAAGTAGTAACATCAGAAAGAAAATACAAAACCCATTTTGAAAGTTTAGAAAATGCTAGAAAAGTTGGTTTTAAAGTGCCAAAAACAATTGTTTTAGCCAAAAATATTGATGAAGTTTTTGATTTTGTGAATCATTGGGATACAAAACGTCATACTTTACCTTACGAAACTGATGGAATTGTTATCAAAGTAAATAATTTACAGCAACAAGAAGAATTAGGCTATACCTCTAAAGCTCCAAGATGGGCAATTGCTTATAAGTTTGCAGCTGAACAAGTTTCTACAATTTTAAATGAAATTACCTATCAAGTTGGTAGAACAGGTGCAATTACGCCAGTTGCAAATTTAGAACCTGTGCAATTGGCAGGAACCACTGTAAAACGTGCGTCTTTGCACAATGCAGATCAAATTGAAAAACTAGATATTCGTGAAAATGATACGGTTTTTGTAGAAAAAGGTGGTGAAATTATTCCAAAAATTATTGCTGTTGATCTTACAAAACGTCCAGTAAATTCTACACCAACAGTTTATGCAACACATTGCCCTGAATGTAACACAGAACTGGTAAGAACTGTAGGTGATGCAAAGCATTATTGTCCAAACGAATTTGGTTGCGCTCCTCAAATTACAGGAAGAATTCAGCATTTTATCAGCAGAAAAGCTATGGATATTGATGGTTTAGGAGGTGAAACTGTAGATTTATTGCGTAAAGAAGGTTTAATTCAAAATTATGCTGATTTATATGATTTAAATGTTGCCCAAGTAATTCCTTTAGAAAGAATGGCAGAGAAATCTGCGCAAAATATGATTTCAGGAATCGAAAAATCAAAAGAAATCCCATTTGAAAAAGTACTTTTTGCACTCGGAATTCGTTTTGTTGGAGAAACTGTCGCTAAAAAATTAGCAAAACATTTTAAATCGATTAACAATTTAATGCAAGCAACATTTGAAGAATTAATTAATGTTGATGAAATTGGCGATAGAATTGCACAAAGCATTATTGAGTTTTCATCTAATGAAGGAAATAGAAATTTAATTAATCGTTTAAAAGAAGTTGGAGTTCAATTACAGGTTTCAGCGGAAAGTTTAGAAAATCAAACAAATAAATTAGAAGGACAAATATTTGTGGTTTCTGGCGTTTTTCATCAAATGTCTAGAAACGAACTCAAAAAAGCAATTGAAGATAATGGAGGTAAAGTAAGTTCATCTATCTCTAAAAAAACCAATTTTATTGTTGCTGGCGATAATATGGGCCCATCAAAATTAACAAAAGCACAAGATTTGGGTGTTATTATTATTTCCGAACAAGATTTTATTGATAAAATTAGTTAA
- a CDS encoding FAD-dependent oxidoreductase, with protein MKNLVILGAGTAGTMMANHMVSKLPKKEWKISIIDQYKTHYYQPGFLFLPFDTYTEDQVKKVGKKFIPKGVAYHQQKIEKIDAENNLVVLENEVLTYDLLIIATGSKIAPQEVL; from the coding sequence ATGAAAAACTTAGTTATTTTAGGTGCAGGAACAGCAGGAACAATGATGGCGAATCATATGGTTTCTAAGTTACCCAAAAAAGAATGGAAAATAAGCATCATAGATCAATACAAAACACATTACTATCAACCTGGTTTTCTTTTTTTACCTTTTGATACTTATACTGAAGATCAAGTTAAAAAAGTAGGCAAAAAATTTATTCCTAAAGGTGTAGCATATCATCAACAAAAAATCGAAAAAATTGATGCAGAAAACAATTTGGTGGTATTAGAAAACGAAGTTCTTACGTATGATTTACTAATAATCGCAACAGGTTCTAAAATTGCGCCTCAAGAAGTCCTTTAG
- a CDS encoding transposase translates to MGRKNNPISKEQTLFVLEHTGIYSEEISLFFDINNFYFALIPGLEIKKSLGISRGKDDKVDATKIALYGYRLRDEIKPYKLPSKNIHQLKRLLTLRERLVKQNAGYKATLKEQKRIYTRKENQLLIETQEKMIKYFTKQIKNIEAEMNVIIKANEQLKNNVN, encoded by the coding sequence ATGGGTCGAAAAAACAACCCAATTTCTAAAGAGCAAACTTTATTTGTTTTAGAACATACAGGTATTTATTCTGAAGAAATCTCATTATTTTTTGATATAAATAACTTTTATTTTGCACTAATTCCAGGTTTAGAAATAAAGAAATCCCTTGGTATTTCTAGAGGAAAAGATGATAAAGTAGATGCCACAAAAATAGCACTTTATGGGTATCGATTAAGAGATGAAATTAAACCTTATAAACTTCCATCAAAAAACATTCATCAACTAAAACGCTTATTAACATTAAGAGAAAGGCTAGTAAAACAAAATGCTGGTTATAAAGCAACACTTAAAGAACAAAAAAGAATTTATACTAGAAAAGAGAATCAACTTCTTATAGAAACCCAAGAGAAAATGATAAAATATTTTACCAAACAAATTAAGAATATTGAGGCTGAAATGAACGTAATAATTAAGGCTAATGAACAACTTAAAAACAATGTAAACTAA
- a CDS encoding IS110 family transposase, producing the protein MSIKGVGSQTALFMIVTTNGFTKFASWRKFASYCGIAPFPNTSGTSIRGRTKVSNLANKK; encoded by the coding sequence GTGAGTATCAAAGGAGTGGGTAGTCAGACAGCTTTATTTATGATTGTAACAACAAACGGATTTACAAAGTTTGCTTCTTGGAGAAAGTTTGCTTCTTATTGTGGAATTGCACCTTTCCCTAATACCTCTGGAACAAGTATTAGAGGAAGAACTAAAGTGAGTAATCTTGCTAACAAAAAATAA
- a CDS encoding TusE/DsrC/DsvC family sulfur relay protein: MKQVDIKVNDEGYLTDFSQWNKEIGAEIAKEHDIEMTEKHWEVIAYLQEQVANNNALSIRGIKKSGVVDIKQFYALFPGGPLKVSTKIAGVPKPKSCI; the protein is encoded by the coding sequence ATAAAACAAGTTGACATTAAAGTTAACGACGAAGGATATTTAACAGATTTTTCTCAATGGAACAAAGAAATTGGTGCAGAAATAGCCAAAGAACATGATATTGAAATGACAGAAAAACATTGGGAGGTAATTGCGTATTTGCAAGAACAAGTTGCCAATAATAATGCTTTGTCAATTCGAGGAATTAAAAAAAGTGGTGTTGTAGATATTAAACAATTCTACGCTCTTTTTCCTGGAGGTCCTTTAAAAGTCTCTACAAAAATAGCAGGCGTTCCAAAACCAAAAAGTTGTATCTAA